TCATTTTTCTCATTTTTTCGTAATCAGTGGCATCCATGCCCAAATAATGGGCAAATTGAACCATAATTTTTAGGGCATTGAACCAAAGGGCATTAATTTCTACGGGTTTGCCGATGCGGGGAGTAATCACCCGATCATCAACTTTGGCATCCATCCAAGTTAACTGTACTCCCGCTTCGCCGGCATAGATCAAACCATCGTCATCTAGGTGAATATTGTAGCGAGTACCGCGACGAAACCAAGCGATCACTTCCGTTAAAGCGGGATAAATAGTTCTGAGAAACTCAAAATCTTGGGTTTGGTTAAAATAGGAACGAATGGCTTCAAAATACCAAAGAATAGCATCGACAGCGTTATATTCGGGCATTTCTCCCCCATCGGGCAGTAAATTGGGCAATAAACCCCGGTCTAGATAACGGGAAAAAGTTAGTAAAATCTGACGGGCGATCGCCGGTCGGCCTGTAGTCAAAGTTAATCCTCTTAGGGAGATCATCGTATCGCGACCCCAATCACCAAACCAAGGATAACCTGCGATTATCGTTTTGCCCTCTGGTTGATCCCGGAGAGGACGACTAACGATAAACTGGTCAGCTGCCAGGGTAAGTTGTTGAATCCATGGGGGCTGCTGGGGATTAATCAGACTATTTTCGTAGCGATAGCGAGACTCTAGAGAAGATTGACCGTCTAAATTAGGATCGGGACGGGTACTAGCGGCAATTGTCACCGATTCTCCTACTTTGAGAGTAGCCGAAAAACTAGCCCCATGGAGATGATTTTCCCGATCGATTAAACCACGATAACGTTCCACGGCCAAATCAAAGCGATAATACCAGATATGAGCGGGAAAAACCTCTCCTTGACTGATTAATAGATAAAAAGGTACAGCATGGTTATAGGCAATCACTCTGACTCCTTTTTCTAGGGGACTAATAGCCATTTGCCAGTTAAAACCCTGGGTATTGCCGTGAAAATCACGATAATTGACAAAAGCAGTCAGATTGAGAGTTAGGGGAGAATTGCCGCGAAGGTAGGTATAGTGAGTATAGGTGGTATTTTCTCCCTGTTCCATCCAGATACGCTTTTCTAGTAAGGCATCCCCACAGGTAAAAGTCCAGACGGGAATTGTGCCTTCCAGATGAAAACTTTCGATGTTAATATAGCCTTGCGGTTCGATCGTAGCACCTAACCAGCGATTGCTGGCCAGATGATAAAGTTTCTGGTTATATTGTACCGATTCATCGATTTTAGTCACAAGAAGCGTTCTTTGCGTCGGTGGAGCCAAGGCAGCGATCAAGAGGCCATGATAACAGCGAGTTAGCAATCCGGCCACAGTTCCCGCAGCAAAACCCCCAATACCATTAGTGACTAACCATTCCCGCTTTTCAGCCACCGGGAGACAATTACAGATATCTCGACCGAAACGGAGCTTGACCATGGGCTTCCCAATTCCTAGTAATTTTGTTATAATTGAAAATTGTGTCTTTATATCTATAGACTAACTATATCTTAAGGAGGAAAATCAGCAGTGAGTAAACGTACTTTAGAAGGAACCACGCGCAAACAGAAGCGCACTTCTGGATTTAGAGCGAGAATGCGTAGCGTCAACGGACGTAAAGTAATTAAAGCTCGTCGGAAAAGAGGGCGCTATCGTTTAAGTGTTTAGGTTATTCTGGGAACCGACTAATTTTCGTGGGACTACCCCAAATTCATCGCTTAAAACATCGACAGGATTTTCAAGCTGTCTATGGAACAGGGAAGCGTTATCACGGTTCCCACTTAACCTTAATTAGTTTAGAGGATTCTTGCCCAGATGCCCCCGGCCCCAGTCGTTTTGGCATCTCGATTAGCAAGAAAGTTAGTAAAAAAGCGGTGGTTCGTAATCGACTAAAAAGACAAATAAGAGCAGTAATTCGGGAGTTATTGCCAGAAATAGCAGCAGGATGGCGAGGGATAATCATTATCCGTCCTGGGGCGATCGAGTGCAATTATGAACATTTTTTGCGAGAATTAAAGCAGTTGTTAGTGAAGGCCAATATAATTCATGGGCATTAAAGAAGAAACTTTTTATGAAGGGGGTCCGCACATCGGCGACCTAATCATCAATATACTGCTAGGATTTACGGTGATTTGTTTACCTTTGACCGTTGGGGCAGTAGTACGCGCAATCTGGTTAAGATATAAGATAACCGATCGGCGGATTTCAATCACCGGGGGTTGGATGGGACGTGATCGCACGGATATTATCTATTCAGAAGTGGCAAAAGTGGCAAAAATGCCGAGAGGAATTGGTGTTTGGGGGGATATTGTGGTAACTCTCAAGGATAGAAGTCGTTTAGAAATGCGTGCGATGCCGAAATTCCGGGAAATTCATGACTACATTGCCGAAAGAGTCGCCGATAAAACCGGTCGTCCCCTAGAATCGATCATAAGTCAATAAAACAAAATAATCGATCGCCGCGATTCGATAAATTAGATTTGTCAAAGTGAACCCCCATTAAACGAGAAGGCATAGATTAAACCCATGGATTTTGGAGTCGGATTTATTTCCACAAATATCATGTTGCCAATCCTAGATTTTTTCTTTCGGATTGTGCATAGTTACGGTTTCGCCATCATTGCTTTAACGCTAGTGGTGAGATTTGCCGTCTTTCCCCTCAGTGCCGGCCAGATTCGCAATATGAGAAAAATGCGAATCACTCAACCCTTGATGAAGGAAAGACAGGCAGAAATTCAACAACGCTACAAAAACGACCCGCAAAAACAACAGGAGGAAATGGGCAAATTAATGCAGGAGTTGGGCAATCCCCTAGCCGGTTGTTTACCCCTGTTATTACAAATGCCGATTCTTTTGGCTTTATTTGCGACGCTGCGGGGTTCCCCTTTCTCGGATATTAACTATACCGTCGATTTACAAGTGCTGCCAAGCGAACAAATCGCCCTCGTCCAGCGCCAACCCTATGGCACCAAACCCCAAAACGTCTATATTGACGAGTCTCTCCACTATCCCATCACCGCTTTTTTACCCCAAGGCAATAAAATCGCCCCGGGAGAACAGGTAAAAATCGACCTGCAAAACGACCAGGGCAAGTCTTTGGGCCAATTAGCCACGGAAGCGCCCGAAAATAACCTAAAACCCACCTACGAGGTAGTTAAAGGGCAAGAACTGGTGCAAGTTAATGAAGACGGTTCCATCGTCGCTTTGGCCCCCGGAGATGCCAGTATTAAAGTTATCGTGCCGGGGATTGCCGCTAATACGGGTTTTCTCTTTATTGAGGCCCTGGGAAGAATTGGGGCCACCGGTGCGAATGGTGAAATTCACTGGGATATCTTGGCGATGGTGATCGCTTTTGGTATTAGTATCTATGTTAACCAAGAGTTATCCGGTGCCGGCGCGCCTT
This Microcystis wesenbergii NRERC-220 DNA region includes the following protein-coding sequences:
- the yidC gene encoding membrane protein insertase YidC, which encodes MDFGVGFISTNIMLPILDFFFRIVHSYGFAIIALTLVVRFAVFPLSAGQIRNMRKMRITQPLMKERQAEIQQRYKNDPQKQQEEMGKLMQELGNPLAGCLPLLLQMPILLALFATLRGSPFSDINYTVDLQVLPSEQIALVQRQPYGTKPQNVYIDESLHYPITAFLPQGNKIAPGEQVKIDLQNDQGKSLGQLATEAPENNLKPTYEVVKGQELVQVNEDGSIVALAPGDASIKVIVPGIAANTGFLFIEALGRIGATGANGEIHWDILAMVIAFGISIYVNQELSGAGAPSGGAAQQQQTVNKITPIIFSMMFLFFPLPAGVLMYILTANIFQTIQTVILMREPLPENLQKLVAEQEKTEKSRDALPFEKRSSKKKEKTS
- a CDS encoding PH domain-containing protein; the protein is MGIKEETFYEGGPHIGDLIINILLGFTVICLPLTVGAVVRAIWLRYKITDRRISITGGWMGRDRTDIIYSEVAKVAKMPRGIGVWGDIVVTLKDRSRLEMRAMPKFREIHDYIAERVADKTGRPLESIISQ
- the rnpA gene encoding ribonuclease P protein component — its product is MGLPQIHRLKHRQDFQAVYGTGKRYHGSHLTLISLEDSCPDAPGPSRFGISISKKVSKKAVVRNRLKRQIRAVIRELLPEIAAGWRGIIIIRPGAIECNYEHFLRELKQLLVKANIIHGH
- the rpmH gene encoding 50S ribosomal protein L34 — its product is MSKRTLEGTTRKQKRTSGFRARMRSVNGRKVIKARRKRGRYRLSV
- a CDS encoding amylo-alpha-1,6-glucosidase → MVKLRFGRDICNCLPVAEKREWLVTNGIGGFAAGTVAGLLTRCYHGLLIAALAPPTQRTLLVTKIDESVQYNQKLYHLASNRWLGATIEPQGYINIESFHLEGTIPVWTFTCGDALLEKRIWMEQGENTTYTHYTYLRGNSPLTLNLTAFVNYRDFHGNTQGFNWQMAISPLEKGVRVIAYNHAVPFYLLISQGEVFPAHIWYYRFDLAVERYRGLIDRENHLHGASFSATLKVGESVTIAASTRPDPNLDGQSSLESRYRYENSLINPQQPPWIQQLTLAADQFIVSRPLRDQPEGKTIIAGYPWFGDWGRDTMISLRGLTLTTGRPAIARQILLTFSRYLDRGLLPNLLPDGGEMPEYNAVDAILWYFEAIRSYFNQTQDFEFLRTIYPALTEVIAWFRRGTRYNIHLDDDGLIYAGEAGVQLTWMDAKVDDRVITPRIGKPVEINALWFNALKIMVQFAHYLGMDATDYEKMRKMTLKGFSRFWDDSLGYCYDVLDTDKGNDASLRPNQLFAVSLSVEELLNFPQKKAIVDICTVKLLTSRGLRSLTTDHPDYRGVYSGDRLKRDSAYHQGTVWGWLLGAFIEAHLKVYRDPILAESFLTPMIDHLRDSCIGSLSEIFDGNAPFTPRGAFAQAWTVAEVLRVWQAIREFRP